The Deltaproteobacteria bacterium genomic interval GCATGCGGGAAGTGCTCATCGCGATGCGGCAGGGCGCGCGATTCGCAGGCGGCGAGCTGCGCGAGGTGATGCTCTGCCACGAGATCGATCTGGCGCTCACCCTCGTCGCCCAGCGCATGCGCGCCGCCGGCGTGGCGCTCGAGCGCCAGTACGCGCCGGATGTCCCGCTCGTCTCCTGCCAGCCCACGCTCCTCGGGCAGGTGCTGGTCAATCTCTTGATCAACGCGCTCGATGCCATGCACCAGCAGCAGCACGCGCGCCTGATCGTGCGGGTCCGGGCGGACGGCGCTTTCGCGTTCGTCGAGGTCGAGGACTCCGGTCCCGGGATTCCCGCGGAGCTGAGGACGCGGATCTTCGAGCCGTTCTTCAGCACGAAGGGAGAGAGCGGGAACGGGTTGGGGCTCTGGATCTCCTCGGAGATCGCGCGCATGCACGGCGGGGAGCTGGCCGCGCTGCCCGGAGCTCGGGGAGCGCTGTTCCGCCTTTCGTTCCCGCTGCCGCCGAGCGCGGTGACCTCCGCGCCCCGATCGTAGAGCCTACGCCGTGCCGGTCTCGGACTTCGGCGGCGCCGAAGGCTGCTTCTGCGGCGCGTGCGCCCGGTTCACCCGGTCGCGCAGCTCCTTGCCGGTGCGGAAGAGGATGCCCCGCTTCGGCTTGACGGGGATCACTTCTCCCGTCTTGGGGTTACGCCCGTTGTACCCCTGGTAGTTCTTGACGTGGAATGCGCCAAGACCGCGAATTTCGATGTTATCGCCCTTGCAGAGGGCCGCTTTCATCGACTCGAAGATCGTCTCGATGGTGAGCTCAGCCTGCTTTTGCGTGAGCTGGCGCTTTGCCACCAGAATGGCGATCAGATCGCTCTTCAGCATGCATGCACTCCGCGAGGTCCGGCGGTCGAAAACGTTCGACGGATGGGAACGTTACATGAACGGGGCGGGCGCGGGCAAGCGCCGGAACGCAGGAAAATCAGGCAGGCTTGTGCGCACTTTGCCCCACCCCAAGCGGGCGAGGCTCCGGCGTCGAGACGCCCTCGACAGGCGCCGCCTCGAAGAGCCGCACGAGCGATTCGAGCGATTCGCCCAAGGCGGCAGCCGCGGCTCCGTCCGCACGCGTCAAAGATCGTTGGATGGCGAGGCCGACTTCATCCTCGATGTTCTGGGCGGGGAACCGCAAGGAGGCGCGGCCGGCAGCGCGCACTTCGGCGAGCGTGATGCGCGAGGGATCGCGCGACAGCAGCCATCCGCCCTGCTTCGCCTCCACGGCGAGCCCTGCGTCAGCCAGCGCC includes:
- a CDS encoding integration host factor subunit beta, with the protein product MLKSDLIAILVAKRQLTQKQAELTIETIFESMKAALCKGDNIEIRGLGAFHVKNYQGYNGRNPKTGEVIPVKPKRGILFRTGKELRDRVNRAHAPQKQPSAPPKSETGTA